DNA sequence from the Hoylesella buccalis ATCC 35310 genome:
TCGATGCCATCAAGGACTTCAATCTTTGAGTTGGAAAGATTATCTACAATAACAACGTTGTAGCCCGCCTGTTGTAGTTCAACCGTTGTGTGTGAACCGATAAAGCCAGTTCCGCCAGTGACAAGAATCGTCTGTTTCATCTCTATGCTAAATTTGAGTCGTTTATAAATATGTGTCTTGCAAAGGTAGAAAAAAATCCCGAAACATAGGCTGGATGTACTAAAAAATCGAAAGAGAATATCTGTTGTCAAAATGAAAATCACGCTGATACCTGCGAATGATTTTTCTTGACACCCAACCTCTTCATGCTTGGCTTATTTGTCAACGACCTTACACCTCGTCGCAAATACGCCAAATATGAGCGGGTTTTGAATGTGGTTGATGGACAGAATGTTACAGTTTTGGAGGCTGGTTTTTTCCCCATTTTACACGGTTTTTTAAGTCAAAAGCAATGCTCTAAAGGTGTTATTTGCATGCTTTTGTGCAGATAAGTAATGTGAATTGGCCGCTAAAGTGATGCATCTTGAGAGGTAAACACATTGACTTTGCGCCAAAATGCCATTTTTCTTGCACGATGAACTCCTGTATGCATCCTCCAAGCCTATTGATTTTTTCTAGATTGAAGATTTACAAGTGCCGTTTTAATGGCGAAATTTGATAAAAAATATCAACAATAGGTGCGACCTTCATGCTTTATCGTTCACTTAATTTTATTCCACCTAAATTGGGCATGAACATTTCTTTATATATATATGTCATCAATACTGGAAGAGTTAACGCATCTACTGACAAAGTTGGCAAATAACAGATTTGACAGGCAGCAGACTGACAAAAGTGGCAGACAGCAGACTGACAAAAATGACATGCGGCTGAGTTGGCACGTTTTTCGCATGGAAAGGGTGAGTCTTGTAGTTTGATGTTCTGAAGATATTGATCATCTCTCAAGATACATGAATAGAATATAGAAGAACTTAAAAATTATTATTATGAAAGTTAAACCATTAGCAGACAGAGTGTTGGTTGCTCCAGCACCAGCAGAAGAGAAAGTAGGTGGAATCATTATTCCCGACACCGCAAAAGAAAAACCATTGCATGGTAAGGTGGTAGCCGTGGGTAACGGTACGAAAGACGAAGAGATGGTTCTCAAGGAAGGAGATGAGGTGCTATACGGAAAATATAGTGGCACGGAATTAGAATTTGACGGTGACACCTATTTGATTATGCGTCAGAGTGATGTTCTTGCTGTGGTCAAGTAAATTTCGCACAGGTGCATTTTTTATGATTAACATACTATAGAACCAATATAAATACAGAATATAAAAATTATGGCAAAAGATATTAAATTCGATGTTGAAGCAAGAGACTTGCTCAAGCAGGGCGTTGACAAGTTGGCGAATGCAGTAAAAATTACACTGGGGCCTAAGGGTCGCAACGTTGTGATTGAGAAGAAGTTCGGTGCTCCGCAAATTACCAAGGACGGAGTGACCGTAGCAAAAGAAATAGAGCTGGAGGATGCATTTGAAAACACTGGTGCACAGCTTGTGAAGAGCGTTGCATCTAAGACGGGTGACGATGCTGGTGACGGAACCACAACGGCAACCATCTTGACACAGGCCATTGTGTCTGAAG
Encoded proteins:
- a CDS encoding co-chaperone GroES; this translates as MKVKPLADRVLVAPAPAEEKVGGIIIPDTAKEKPLHGKVVAVGNGTKDEEMVLKEGDEVLYGKYSGTELEFDGDTYLIMRQSDVLAVVK